The Garra rufa chromosome 18, GarRuf1.0, whole genome shotgun sequence genome window below encodes:
- the sephs3 gene encoding selenide, water dikinase 3 — protein MSVSEPPSVDSGGARGYGVFYPAGYQPLNPEEHGLDRGFRLTAFSDLKGUGCKVPQETLLKLLQGLEPDRSPGEDGGSGTGVGNETNEFGQLVSVAHGPRLGIGMDSCVIPLRHGGLSLVQTTDFFYPLVEDPYMMGRIACANVLSDLYAMGITECDNMLMLLSVSQKMNEKERDQVMPLIMKGFRDAAEEAGTSVTGGQTVVNPWIIVGGVASVVCQPNDFIMPDSAVPGDVLVLTKPLGTQVAVNAHQWLEIPEKWNKIKLVISREEVEQAYQEAMLNMATLNRTAAALMHKFNAHAATDITGFGIIGHARNLAQQQKNDVAFVIHNLPIISKMAAISKAGGNLFGLLQGTSSETSGGLLICLPREQAARFCAEMKSSRVGLSGAVGQDGGAGDGQQAWIIGIVEKGNRCARIIDKPRIIEVPYRGSVVSAQEGSNNNASPPEVQLT, from the exons ATGTCAGTTTCCGAGCCACCGTCAGTGGACTCTGGCGGAGCGAGAGGGTATGGAGTCTTTTACCCAGCTGGATACCAGCCGTTGAACCCGGAGGAGCACGGCCTAGACCGCGGCTTCCGACTCACGGCCTTTTCCGATCTGAAAGGATGAGGGTGTAAAGTCCCGCAGGAGACTCTGCTCAAACTCCTGCAGGGACTAGAGCCTGACCGTTCGCCCGGAGAGGACGGCGGTTCGGGGACGGGGGTTGGAAACGAGACCAATGAATTTGGACAACTAGTTTCAGTTGCTCATGGTCCTCGACTAG GTATTGGAATGGACTCATGTGTAATCCCTCTGAGGCATGGAGGTCTTTCCCTGGTCCAAACCACAGATTTCTTCTATCCTTTAGTGGAGGATCCCTACATGATG GGACGAATTGCCTGTGCAAATGTTCTGAGTGATCTGTACGCCATGGGCATCACAGAGTGTGACAACATGCTCATGCTTCTCAGCGTCAGTCAGAAGATGAATGAGAAG GAGAGAGATCAGGTGATGCCTTTAATTATGAAGGGCTTCCGTGATGCAGCAGAGGAGGCCGGGACTTCAGTAACCGGGGGACAAACCGTTGTTAATCCCTGGATCATCGTCGGGGGCGTGGCCTCTGTGGTGTGCCAGCCTAATGATTTCATCAT GCCTGACAGTGCTGTACCTGGAGATGTGTTAGTTCTCACTAAACCTCTGGGAACTCAAGTAGCAGTAAATGCACATCAGTGGCTGGAAATA CCTGAGAAATGGAACAAGATAAAGTTGGTGATATCCAGGGAGGAGGTGGAGCAAGCTTATCAGGAGGCTATGCTCAATATGGCCACCCTCAATCGCACTG CTGCTGCCTTAATGCACAAATTTAATGCACACGCTGCCACGGACATCACAGGCTTTGGGATCATAGGTCACGCACGGAATCTCGCCCAGCAGCAGAAAAATGACGTTGCCTTTGTCATTCACAACCTTCCCATCATCTCCAAAATGGCCGCAATCAGCAAAGCTGGTGGCAACCTGTTTGGGCTTTTGCAGGGCACCTCCTCTGAAACATCAG GTGGTCTGTTGATCTGCTTGCCACGGGAACAGGCAGCCCGGTTTTGTGCCGAGATGAAATCCAGTCGTGTGGGTTTGTCGGGAGCAGTGGGGCAGGACGGAGGGGCGGGCGATGGGCAACAGGCTTGGATCATTGGCATCGTGGAGAAGGGCAATCGTTGCGCCCGCATCATCGACAAACCTCGGATCATCGAGGTCCCGTACCGTGGCTCTGTGGTCAGCGCACAGGAGGGAAGCAACAATAATGCCAGTCCTCCTGAGGTGCAGCTGACATAA